The Ornithinimicrobium faecis genome includes a window with the following:
- the rpmH gene encoding 50S ribosomal protein L34, producing the protein MSKRTFQPNNRRRSRVHGFRLRMRTRAGRSILASRRAKGRAKLSA; encoded by the coding sequence GTGAGCAAGCGCACCTTCCAGCCCAACAACCGTCGTCGCTCCCGCGTGCACGGCTTCCGCCTGCGGATGCGCACCCGCGCCGGCCGCAGCATCCTGGCCTCGCGCCGCGCCAAGGGCCGCGCCAAGCTGTCTGCCTGA